From the Chloroflexota bacterium genome, the window GGCTGTTCCAGGAGTTCGGTCCGTTCCTCGGCGAGCCCGGCGCCGATGGAACCGCCGTTAGCGCGAACGACATCGTCGGCGCCCCATACCGACGCGTGTTGGCGGAGACGACGGCGATCGTCGCTCACCAGTGGCGGAATGACATCACGCGCAGCGCGCTCAAAGGATTTCTCTTCTACGGCGGCGTCGGCATCGGCAAGACGACCATGGGGCGCCGCCTCACGTATGAGCTGGCACGGATTTTCGGCGGAGACTTGTTCGCCGGCGAGATCGCCCAGGTATCCGAAACGCATGGCCACGAGCACGCGGACGGCATCGGCCACCATCACGTGCACGAGGAGCCCCACATCCACGGCCACGATCCGTTCTCGCCCGAGTTGGCCGGCGACGACGTCGTGCTGGTGATCGTGGACGGCGCTGATATCGCCCGCGGACGTTACGGAGACAGCGAAGAGCAGCTTCGGAAGCTCTTCCAGTACGCGCGCGAGGGCGAGTTCCACGGCCACCGGCACGAGGAGGACCCGACACGCCGGACCGTGCTCCTGTTCGACGATGTGGAGAGCCTGTTCCTCGCACGCAGCTCGGGCGGCGCTAAAGAATGGCACTTCAGCCAGAACAGCGTGTTCTTCCACGCGATCGACGAGCTGGATACGTCGCGCACGGCCGTAGTCCTGACCACGAATCGGATTGACCTGGTTGACGAGGCGATCGTCGACCGCTTCCTCCCGTACGAGTTCGGCACGCCGCCGAAGGACGTGCTGGAGGAGGTCGCGCGCCACCGAGCCGCGCTCCAGAAGCTTGATGACGCGCAGCTCGCGCCGGTCCTCGCGGCGATCGCGAAGGGCGATGACGCGGTGAAAAGCATTCGTGATGTGGAGCGGATGGTGACGCGCGCCTACATCGCCGGGATCATTGCGGCGCCCGTCCCAGTGGGGCGCCTTCCGTAGATCGGACTTCCTGACGCAGGCCCCGGACGTCGGGAAGCGCAGCCGCAATAAATAGCGCGAGCCCGACGACGAGCGCGCCGCCGAGCGCGATGGCTATCTGGGGGCTGGAGACTTCCGCGATGCCCCCGGCGATGGTGCCGCCGAAGGGCATGAGGCTCCACGTGAGGCCCCAGACGCCCATCACCCGCCCCCGAAAATCCTCGGGCAGGTTGAGCTGCAGGCTCGTGTTGATGGTCGTCATGTACATCTGATTCGCCGCGCCCCCCAGAAAGAGGAAAGCGAGCGAGAGGGCGTACGAGGGTGAGAGCGCGAATCCGATGAGGAGCGCGCCGAAGACGGCAGAGCCCGCCAGGGCCTGGATGCCGCTTCGCCCCCACCGGGCCAGGTAAAGCACGCCGATCGTCCCAAGGAGCGAACCCAGGCCGGCCGCGGACTCGAGCAAGCCGAAGCCCTGCGATCCGACGTTGAGGATGTCGCGGGCAAAGATCGGCAGCAGCAGAACGTACGACATCCCGAACACGCTGTTGAAGAAGGTGAGGCCGATGAGCGCATAGAAGATCTGGTTGGTCCGAATAAAATTCATGCCATCCAGCATGTTGCGGATGAGTCCGCGGTCGGTCATTTGTGCAGGCGGCTGCTCCACGCGTATGCGGCTGAAAAGGCCGAGCGCAAGGACGAACCCCATACACGCCACCAGAAACGTGTGACCGACGCCGATGAGGTAGATCAGCATGCCTGCGAACGCCGGGCCTACGAGTCTTGTCCCCTGCCACACGGTATTGCCAAGCGGCACCGCGCTCGGGATCTCTTCGCGCGGGATGACGAGGGGGATCAATGCCTGGCGGCTCGGTTGATCGAAGGATCGAACGCACCCCAGAAGGAACGCGCACAGCATGACCTCCCAGACCTGCACGCGCTCGGTGAGGGTGAGCACGGACAGGGCGAGAAACAGGAGCGCGGTGGTCGCCTGGGTGGTCATGAGGAGGCGGAGCCGGTCCATGCGGTCTGCCACGGCCCCTCCCACGAACGACAGCGCGATTTGGGGAGCCGATTGCATGAGGCCCGTGACACCGAGGAGCAGGGGAGAGTTGGTGAGTTGGAGGACCAGCCATGCCAGAGCCACCTGCTGCATGTTCTGGGCGAGAACCGATGGAAACTGCGCGAGCCAGTAGAAGCGATAATTGCGGTGCCGCAGCGGCCGAAGGAGCGATGGGGACTCAGGCAGCGAACCGGCCGGTTCGAGCCTCTGGTTGGCGCGGGCAGCGGGTGCGGCCACGGCGGCGTCCTGGACGGCGGGAGTGTTCACCGGGTCCAGGGCTCTCGGGTGAACGCGCTGGTCGCTACGCTCATCGCACAATCGCCCCTTGTCACTACGATTCGCTCCGCGCTACGCTGCTTGGAACCGTTCTGCGATTGTACCGCGCTACCCGGCGGGGGAAGGGAAGGTTATCGGCATGCAACCTCAGGGCGCCATCGCGACAGCGCATTCGGAGGGCGCGACTCCGCGGCTGGCAGCGCGGATCGGGAGGGCGACGGACTTGACCGGCCTGGCGCATCGACTCCTGGCGTGCGCCGTGGTCATGGCTGTGCTGGTGGCATGTGCGCCCTCCACGGCCCCGGGCACCTCCGGCTCGGGCGCGAGCCAGCCTCCCGCGGCGCCATCGGGGCGAACGCTCGTGGTGGCGATTCGGGTCGAGCCGCCGACGATCACGACGCGGCCGCTGCAGACGGCCGGGATCGGACTCTACCTCCCCAGCCGCATGTTCAACGCGAGCATTGGTCTGCTTGATGGTGACGGCAAGGTCCGTCCATATCTCGTCGATGCTCTTCCTCAGCTCAATTCGGATAACTGGCAGCTCAGTCCCGACGGCACGATGACCACGACCTATCGGTTCAAACCAAACGTCGTCTGGCAGGATGGTGCGGCCTTGGATGCCGACGACTTCGTCTTCGCGTGGAACGTGTACTCGACGAAAGAGTTCGGTCAATCGGGCGCTTCCCCGTTCCGATCGATCCGAGACGTCGTCGCGCAAGACTCGCGCACGCTCGTGATCCACTGGAAAGAGCCGTACCCCGATGTGTCGTTTACGGACGGGCTCAACACGGAGTTTCCGCCCCTTCCCCGCCACATTCTCGAAGATTCGTTCCGAAGCGGGGCGATGGATGCCTTCGTCGCCGATCCGTTCTGGACGCGGGAATACGTGGGGCTGGGTCCCTATCGCCTGACGCAATGGGAGCCTGGCGCCTACATCGAGGCCGAGGCGTTCGACAGGCACATCCTGGGGAAACCGAAAATCGGAAAAATCCGCCTGGACTTTAGCAGCGATGAGCGCGCGGTCCTGTCGCGGATCCTCGCGGGCGAAGTGCTCATGACCGACGGAACGTCCATGGGGCTGCCGGAAGTCCAGGTGCTGAAGCAGGACTGGATCCCGCAAGGGAAGGGGAACGTCGTCATTCATCCGAACCAGTGGCGCGCCGTGCACTTCCAGAATCGGGCCGACATCGCGCAGCCGCAAGCGCTCCTCAACCGAACGGTTCGGAAGGCGTTGGCCCATACGGTCGACAAGAACGCGCTCAACGATGCTCTGTACTACGGCCTCGCCACTCCCACGGACAGCCTCGTCGCGCCGCAGTCGATCTGGGGACCTGCCGCCGAAAAGGGAGCGGTGAAGTACCCGTACGACCTGAAGCAGACGGACCAGCTCATGCAGCAAGCGGGGTTTCGAAAAGGTCCCGATGGCGTCTACGCGAGCCCAACGGACGGTCGCTTGAGCTGGCTCACCGAAACGAACGCGGGGAGCGACAACGAGTCGGAGATGTCGATCCTAGCCGCTGGATGGAGACAAGCCGGTTTCGACGTGCAGGAGAACGTGCTGTCCGCGTCTGAAGCGCGCAATCCCGAAAAGCGAGCCACCTTCCCGGCGACGTTCAGCAACAGCCAGAACTGTTGTGGCAGCGCCCTGCTGGGGTTTACCAGCGCCAATATCGGCACCCAGGATACGCGATGGGCGGGCGCGAACCGGTCAGGCTGGTCGAACGCCGATTTCGATCGGCTAGCGTCGGCGTTCGCGCAGACGCTGGACTTTCAAGAGCGCGAGGCCCAGGTGACGTCTATGGTCCACGTCATGACGGATGACATGCAATCCATCTCGCTCCTGATCCGCGGCCAGCCATGGGTGTACGTTTCGGAGCTCAAGGGGATTGCCATTGCTCCGCCGGAGGGGAACATCAGTTGGAACATCCACGAGTGGGAGCTTCGCTGAACCTCACGGTGGCACGCAATTGGCTCGAGGGCTACCGCAGCTCCCATTGATACATGTTCCAGCTCGCACCGCCGGTTGCCAGGAGCGCCGTCTGAACGGGGCCTTCGAGGTCGGAGACGAAGACTTCGGGATTGAGATTCCAGAACATCATGATCTCGGGAACTTCCTCGCTGACGAGCTTGGCGATCTGGACACGGATCTGGTTCCCCCGATTCCGGTCGAGGGTCGTATCGAGCTGTTGCGCAAGATCGTCGAACTGGGCGTTGGACCAGCCTTGCCGGTTGCGGCCGGTCCAGCGGTTTGCCGGCCCGGCAACCTGATCCGTGGAGAGACTCGCGACTTGGTTGCTCTCCCCGGCGCCGGTGGACTGACCGTACATACCCGGGAACGTGCCGCGCGCCTCGCCGTCGCGCGACTGCGCCTGTGATTGAGGAGTTTCTGTGACGTCGAAGCCGGCTTGACGCAGCGTGTTGCCGATAATCGCGCGCTCGGCGTCGCCTTCGGCGCCAATCCCCGAGCGATAGTCGGCGACGAATCGTCCGTCAGGCCCGGAATATGTGCCATCGGTTCCTTTGCGGAACCCTGCGTCGTTCATCAGCCGCTCGCTTGAACGCAAGTCCAGAGGATACTTGGTAATGACGGCGTCAATCTGAGGGTAGAAATCGGCCCGGTTGTCGAAGATCGAGTCGATCGTCTGGCCTTCACCGCCGAAAAGCGCTTCATTGATGGCCTGTTTGTCCACGGCGTACGCAATTGCCTTACGAACTCTCACGTCGAGGAGTGATTTTGGATTCACGTATTCGGGTCGGAACTGGAACACGATAGACCGGAGCGATCGGGCCGTGTATTGGAAGACGCCCCGATGGGTTGGCCCCCAATCCTTCTTGAGCTCGAGAGCCTGGGGAAAGTCGATGGCGCTATCGGTGGCGAAGAGGATGGTTCCCGCGCGCAGATACGAGAGCGCCACGTTCGGATCTTCCACAAAGAGGATCTTGAGATGGTCAATCTTCGGGCGGCCAAAGACGTAGCCATCAAATGCCGACGCGTCGATAAAGGATCCGAATTCCCAACGGTCGAGCTTGTACGGACCCGTCCCGATGAAAGCGGTGTTCCAGTATGGATGGGCGCCGAATGCATCCGGACTGCCGTCGCGGTACACGCCCTCGAGGATGTGGCGCGGGAGCGCCGGCAGGCCGAGGATCGATCCTCCCTGCTGAAGGACGTCCGCACCCGGAAACGGGCTCGTCCAGTGAATGACGATGGTTCGTTCGTCCGGCGCCTGCACGTCGTCGATATGGTTGAGCGGGGCCGATTTTCCGTTGATGAATCCGAGGCCGGGCGTCATCAGGACGTGATATGAAAAGACAAAGTCGTCGGCTGTCAGCTTGGCGCCGTCGTGCCACGTGAGGTTCGGCTTCAAGCGGTACGTCGTCAGCATCGTGCCATCCGGGAAGACCTGCCAGGTATCGGTGTTCAGTACTGGCAGCGCCTCCGCTAGCGCGGGGTGCGCGATCCCGCGGTCATCTACGATCTCCAGCAGTTCGTTAAACGGTCGATACGAGAAGCTCGAGCCGAAGCCCCCCGCGATGGGGGCGACGGCACCGACGCTCGGCGGCTCATTCGCAATGCCGACCGTGAGGACCCGGGAGCCTGGCGACGCGCCGCTTGCCTGCGTGGCCGATCGCTGCGCCGGCGAAAGTGCCCCGTTTTGCGTGCATCCAACCAACGTGGCGGTGGCGATGAGCGCAGAGTACATCCACCGCTTCATTCCCAACCTCAGTGCATGCATGCTACGGAACGCGGAGCGTATTCGCGCCAATCTCGCGTTATCGCATCCGATTTTACCGTTTGCCCGGGTGTCTCAAGACCCCGCGCGTCGCGACGGGGGGCTGATTGCGGTGGCTCGAACGCGCTGATACTCGGCTTCGAGGGCTGAGGCGAGCCCGGGATCGTCGACGACCAGAAGGTTCTCGTCGTTCGCCCGATTAGCGCTCGCCGAGAAGTTGAACGACCCGAAGAGGCTCACATGTTCGTCGATGATGATTACCTTGTGGTGCATCCTCCACGGGTTGCCATCCTGCAGCACGTCGAGTCCGGCCTCCTTCATGCGCGGAAACTCGGACGCCCGGGTTTCTGAGTCCTCCGCTTCGAACACGCCGCCGACGGACACGCCCGCGCGGGCCCGCTCGAGCATGGCATCGCCGATGCCGTCGTGGGTGAAGGAGAACGCCATGAAATGGATCTGTTGCCGTGCGCTCCCTATCCAGCGAATCACGTGGGTCGCGGGCTTGTCCTCCGGAGAGAAATAGTTCTCGACGTGGGCGCCCGCGATCGAGAGCGATGGGTGCGGGACGCCGGCGGACTTGGCTGTTCCGAACTTCCGCTGGTCGAACATCTTCGCGAACTCCGCTTCGAAGTTGGCAGCCAGGTCGCGTGAGTGCACGAAGATGGCGTCGTTGTTGTTTCTGAAGGTGTCGCTCATCGTGTAGTTCCACGAGCCAGTCTCCACCCATTCGCCGTCGGCGATGGTGAACTTGTTGTGCATGATTGGCCGACGGTTGTCGTCGACGATGGGAACGCCAGCCGATTGCAGTGTCTCGATGGCCTTCTGGGTAGCAGCGTGACCCGTGTCTTTGAGCGTGTCGCTGTCGGTAACCATGCGAACCTGGACCCCTCGGCGGGCGGACCGGGCCATTGCGTCGGCCACCGATGGTAGGTCGAATTCGTAGACGGCGACATCGAGGGTTCGCTCTGCCTGGTCCATCATGGCGACGAGCCGCTTTTCGATGGAGTTGTGCCGCGCTGCCGGCCCCTCTGCGAAGCTCGGCGACGTGAAGAGCAGCTCATACCAGGCGCCCGTCGCGGCTCCGATGGACGCCTCGTCGCGCGCCGCCGGTGGCAGCTCGCGAACGATCGTCTGGCCTCGTCGAGTCGAATCGAGAAGCCCCCAGGCGGCCGCTCCAGCGATGGCCAAAATGGCCACGGCAAGGAGGGCGCGCCTCACGCGAGGTCCGCTGCTCCGACCCACAGGAGCCGCTCACCCATCTCGAGCGCGCCCGTCGGCCAG encodes:
- a CDS encoding ATP-binding protein, with the protein product MRDSDVNLYRPSRLFQEFGPFLGEPGADGTAVSANDIVGAPYRRVLAETTAIVAHQWRNDITRSALKGFLFYGGVGIGKTTMGRRLTYELARIFGGDLFAGEIAQVSETHGHEHADGIGHHHVHEEPHIHGHDPFSPELAGDDVVLVIVDGADIARGRYGDSEEQLRKLFQYAREGEFHGHRHEEDPTRRTVLLFDDVESLFLARSSGGAKEWHFSQNSVFFHAIDELDTSRTAVVLTTNRIDLVDEAIVDRFLPYEFGTPPKDVLEEVARHRAALQKLDDAQLAPVLAAIAKGDDAVKSIRDVERMVTRAYIAGIIAAPVPVGRLP
- a CDS encoding MFS transporter encodes the protein MAAPAARANQRLEPAGSLPESPSLLRPLRHRNYRFYWLAQFPSVLAQNMQQVALAWLVLQLTNSPLLLGVTGLMQSAPQIALSFVGGAVADRMDRLRLLMTTQATTALLFLALSVLTLTERVQVWEVMLCAFLLGCVRSFDQPSRQALIPLVIPREEIPSAVPLGNTVWQGTRLVGPAFAGMLIYLIGVGHTFLVACMGFVLALGLFSRIRVEQPPAQMTDRGLIRNMLDGMNFIRTNQIFYALIGLTFFNSVFGMSYVLLLPIFARDILNVGSQGFGLLESAAGLGSLLGTIGVLYLARWGRSGIQALAGSAVFGALLIGFALSPSYALSLAFLFLGGAANQMYMTTINTSLQLNLPEDFRGRVMGVWGLTWSLMPFGGTIAGGIAEVSSPQIAIALGGALVVGLALFIAAALPDVRGLRQEVRSTEGAPLGRAPQ
- a CDS encoding ABC transporter substrate-binding protein, yielding MQPQGAIATAHSEGATPRLAARIGRATDLTGLAHRLLACAVVMAVLVACAPSTAPGTSGSGASQPPAAPSGRTLVVAIRVEPPTITTRPLQTAGIGLYLPSRMFNASIGLLDGDGKVRPYLVDALPQLNSDNWQLSPDGTMTTTYRFKPNVVWQDGAALDADDFVFAWNVYSTKEFGQSGASPFRSIRDVVAQDSRTLVIHWKEPYPDVSFTDGLNTEFPPLPRHILEDSFRSGAMDAFVADPFWTREYVGLGPYRLTQWEPGAYIEAEAFDRHILGKPKIGKIRLDFSSDERAVLSRILAGEVLMTDGTSMGLPEVQVLKQDWIPQGKGNVVIHPNQWRAVHFQNRADIAQPQALLNRTVRKALAHTVDKNALNDALYYGLATPTDSLVAPQSIWGPAAEKGAVKYPYDLKQTDQLMQQAGFRKGPDGVYASPTDGRLSWLTETNAGSDNESEMSILAAGWRQAGFDVQENVLSASEARNPEKRATFPATFSNSQNCCGSALLGFTSANIGTQDTRWAGANRSGWSNADFDRLASAFAQTLDFQEREAQVTSMVHVMTDDMQSISLLIRGQPWVYVSELKGIAIAPPEGNISWNIHEWELR
- a CDS encoding ABC transporter substrate-binding protein, which gives rise to MKRWMYSALIATATLVGCTQNGALSPAQRSATQASGASPGSRVLTVGIANEPPSVGAVAPIAGGFGSSFSYRPFNELLEIVDDRGIAHPALAEALPVLNTDTWQVFPDGTMLTTYRLKPNLTWHDGAKLTADDFVFSYHVLMTPGLGFINGKSAPLNHIDDVQAPDERTIVIHWTSPFPGADVLQQGGSILGLPALPRHILEGVYRDGSPDAFGAHPYWNTAFIGTGPYKLDRWEFGSFIDASAFDGYVFGRPKIDHLKILFVEDPNVALSYLRAGTILFATDSAIDFPQALELKKDWGPTHRGVFQYTARSLRSIVFQFRPEYVNPKSLLDVRVRKAIAYAVDKQAINEALFGGEGQTIDSIFDNRADFYPQIDAVITKYPLDLRSSERLMNDAGFRKGTDGTYSGPDGRFVADYRSGIGAEGDAERAIIGNTLRQAGFDVTETPQSQAQSRDGEARGTFPGMYGQSTGAGESNQVASLSTDQVAGPANRWTGRNRQGWSNAQFDDLAQQLDTTLDRNRGNQIRVQIAKLVSEEVPEIMMFWNLNPEVFVSDLEGPVQTALLATGGASWNMYQWELR
- a CDS encoding phospholipase D-like domain-containing protein: MRRALLAVAILAIAGAAAWGLLDSTRRGQTIVRELPPAARDEASIGAATGAWYELLFTSPSFAEGPAARHNSIEKRLVAMMDQAERTLDVAVYEFDLPSVADAMARSARRGVQVRMVTDSDTLKDTGHAATQKAIETLQSAGVPIVDDNRRPIMHNKFTIADGEWVETGSWNYTMSDTFRNNNDAIFVHSRDLAANFEAEFAKMFDQRKFGTAKSAGVPHPSLSIAGAHVENYFSPEDKPATHVIRWIGSARQQIHFMAFSFTHDGIGDAMLERARAGVSVGGVFEAEDSETRASEFPRMKEAGLDVLQDGNPWRMHHKVIIIDEHVSLFGSFNFSASANRANDENLLVVDDPGLASALEAEYQRVRATAISPPSRRAGS